One genomic region from Asterias amurensis chromosome 7, ASM3211899v1 encodes:
- the LOC139939445 gene encoding mannose-1-phosphate guanyltransferase alpha-A-like isoform X2 yields the protein MLYKAVILIGGPQKGTRFRPLSLEFPKPLFPIAGFPIIHHHIEACSKVKDLLEILVIGFYQPSEALNRFLTASQREFNVNIRYLQEYTSLGTAGGLYHFRDQILSGQPQGFFVFNGDLCCKFPLVEMLEFHKLKGNGKHFTLLATEATKKQSLNYGCLVMDSDTNEVLHYVEKPQTFVSSIINCGLYLFTPEIFEHISTVFKENQSIIMSDDPFSSNKDIIRLEQDIFSPLAGTGKLFVYNCEDLVWSQIKSAGSAIHANRLYLGLYHDTHPDRLAQNNDNGPRVHGDVFIHPTARVDATATLGPNVTIGAAVIIGPGVRVRESIILEGASLQDHCCILHSIVGWNSSVGAWSRVEGTPQDPNPNDKFAKMESDNLFDEHGKLTPSITILGSNVSISAEVMIQNAIILPDKEIRGSCCDQILL from the exons ATGTTGTACAAAGCAGTTATTCTCATTGGAGGGCCACAGAAAG GCACCCGTTTTCGGCCTTTGTCGCTGGAATTTCCAAAGCCGCTGTTTCCAATCGCTGGTTTTCCCATCATTCATCATCACATCGAAGCTTGTAGTAAG GTGAAAGATCTGCTGGAGATTTTAGTGATTGGATTCTACCAGCCGAGTGAAGCGCTTAACCGATTCCTAACTGCATCACAGAGAGAGTTCAATGTCAACATTAG ATATCTACAGGAGTACACGTCTCTTGGGACGGCCGGGGGATTGTACCATTTCAGAGATCAAATTCTAAGTGGCCAGCCTCAAGGATTCTTTGTCTTCAATGGTGATCTGTGCTGCAAGTTTCCACTGGTTGAAATGCTTGAGTTCCACAAGCTGAAGGGCAATGGAAAACATTTCACCCTGCTAGCAACAGAG GCAACCAAGAAACAGTCTCTAAACTATGGATGTCTTGTGATGGACTCGGACACAAATGAG GTGCTGCACTACGTTGAGAAACCCCAGACCTTTGTCAGTAGCATCATCAACTGTGGTCTTTACCTCTTCACGCCGGAGATCTTTGAACACATCTCAACCGTCTTCAAAGAGAACCAATCGATAATCATGAG TGATGATCCTTTCTCAAGCAACAAGGACATCATTCGCCTGGAGCAAGACATTTTCTCCCCGTTGGCCGGCACCGGGAAACTGTTTGTTTACAACTGTGAAGATCTGGTGTGGAGTCAAATCAAGTCTGCTGG GTCAGCCATCCATGCCAACCGTCTCTACTTAGGACTGTACCATGACACTCATCCCGACAGATTGGCTCAAAACAACGACAATGGGCCTCGTGTCCATGGAGATGTGTTTATCCATCCCACTGCTCGTGTGGATGCCACGGCTACG TTGGGTCCTAATGTAACTATCGGTGCTGCTGTCATTATTGGACCAGGCGTACGAGTCAGGGAATCTATAATCCTGGAAGGCGCCAGTCTACAG GACCACTGTTGCATACTGCACAGCATAGTGGGATGGAACAGCTCCGTGGGAGCATGGTCAAGGGTTGAGGGGACGCCACAAGATCCTAACCCCAACGACAAGTTTGCCAAAATGGAAAGCGACAACTTGTTTGACGAGCATGGCAAGCTTACACCATCAATCACAATTCTAG
- the LOC139939445 gene encoding mannose-1-phosphate guanyltransferase alpha-A-like isoform X1 produces the protein MLYKAVILIGGPQKGTRFRPLSLEFPKPLFPIAGFPIIHHHIEACSKVKDLLEILVIGFYQPSEALNRFLTASQREFNVNIRYLQEYTSLGTAGGLYHFRDQILSGQPQGFFVFNGDLCCKFPLVEMLEFHKLKGNGKHFTLLATEATKKQSLNYGCLVMDSDTNEVLHYVEKPQTFVSSIINCGLYLFTPEIFEHISTVFKENQSIIMSDDPFSSNKDIIRLEQDIFSPLAGTGKLFVYNCEDLVWSQIKSAGSAIHANRLYLGLYHDTHPDRLAQNNDNGPRVHGDVFIHPTARVDATATLGPNVTIGAAVIIGPGVRVRESIILEGASLQDHCCILHSIVGWNSSVGAWSRVEGTPQDPNPNDKFAKMESDNLFDEHGKLTPSITILGCNVAIPPEVIILNSIVLPHKEIGYSIKNQILL, from the exons ATGTTGTACAAAGCAGTTATTCTCATTGGAGGGCCACAGAAAG GCACCCGTTTTCGGCCTTTGTCGCTGGAATTTCCAAAGCCGCTGTTTCCAATCGCTGGTTTTCCCATCATTCATCATCACATCGAAGCTTGTAGTAAG GTGAAAGATCTGCTGGAGATTTTAGTGATTGGATTCTACCAGCCGAGTGAAGCGCTTAACCGATTCCTAACTGCATCACAGAGAGAGTTCAATGTCAACATTAG ATATCTACAGGAGTACACGTCTCTTGGGACGGCCGGGGGATTGTACCATTTCAGAGATCAAATTCTAAGTGGCCAGCCTCAAGGATTCTTTGTCTTCAATGGTGATCTGTGCTGCAAGTTTCCACTGGTTGAAATGCTTGAGTTCCACAAGCTGAAGGGCAATGGAAAACATTTCACCCTGCTAGCAACAGAG GCAACCAAGAAACAGTCTCTAAACTATGGATGTCTTGTGATGGACTCGGACACAAATGAG GTGCTGCACTACGTTGAGAAACCCCAGACCTTTGTCAGTAGCATCATCAACTGTGGTCTTTACCTCTTCACGCCGGAGATCTTTGAACACATCTCAACCGTCTTCAAAGAGAACCAATCGATAATCATGAG TGATGATCCTTTCTCAAGCAACAAGGACATCATTCGCCTGGAGCAAGACATTTTCTCCCCGTTGGCCGGCACCGGGAAACTGTTTGTTTACAACTGTGAAGATCTGGTGTGGAGTCAAATCAAGTCTGCTGG GTCAGCCATCCATGCCAACCGTCTCTACTTAGGACTGTACCATGACACTCATCCCGACAGATTGGCTCAAAACAACGACAATGGGCCTCGTGTCCATGGAGATGTGTTTATCCATCCCACTGCTCGTGTGGATGCCACGGCTACG TTGGGTCCTAATGTAACTATCGGTGCTGCTGTCATTATTGGACCAGGCGTACGAGTCAGGGAATCTATAATCCTGGAAGGCGCCAGTCTACAG GACCACTGTTGCATACTGCACAGCATAGTGGGATGGAACAGCTCCGTGGGAGCATGGTCAAGGGTTGAGGGGACGCCACAAGATCCTAACCCCAACGACAAGTTTGCCAAAATGGAAAGCGACAACTTGTTTGACGAGCATGGCAAGCTTACACCATCAATCACAATTCTAG